From the Paenibacillus sp. R14(2021) genome, the window TCTTCACACCCGAATAACCTAATTCTAGTTTTCCAGGTTTGGCAAAAATGGAAATAGCACTGCTTGGGAGGACTGTCTGGCCAAAAAATTGATTGCTGTAGCTAACAGACAATTGCCGATTCGTCCAGTCCGATAATGACGAAAGATCGAGCGGTACTTCCACGGCATCCTCATCAATCATCCACGTATTCAATGCAGTAAGCTCCTCTGTTGTCATCGTATCATTATCGATGTAAAGGAGATGTTTTCCAGTAGAATCATTCTTGTAGAGCACGGACAAAGATATATTTACCGCGGCTCCAGCAGGAATCGTAACTCGACCCAAATCGAGCTTGCCATTAACAATATCGGCTCTATAACTCATATAATTGCTTACATTTACGTAGGCATAACCGAGCGGCTCAATTGTATACCCCTCTATCGTCCCCATCGGGATCATGCCGACCATAATGCCGTCTCCAGCTGCGGAAGCATCTTTCTCCGCACCTTCGCTGCCCGGAAGCGGCAACTCCTGATTAACCGGCAGCGGTAAGGTCTGATCCTGCTGTTCGGGATTGTCCCCTGCTGCCGCTTTCGATTGCATTGGCATCGCAAGCGTAAATAGAAGTACGAAGCTGATGATGCCTGTTGTCCAACGTTTGAACATTCGTCTTTTCCCCCAATGTAACTACCAATAATAGAATAGATTAAATAACTATGGAGAATTATAGCATCAAATACGACTCGCAATTCGTCGAAATATGTCGGTAGGCTTATTTTTTTCTAGCCAAATCGTATTATCCCAATACTCAAGCTCTACTCCAGTACGGATTTGCGGTACTTTTGATCCGTTTATACAGGCATGATGCCCCCCTTTTCTCGCCCCGGCGTCGAATAACGACAATGAATATGGAAATAATTTGTTATTACGTTGCTATTTTGCAGAATGGAGGTTGATGGTGTCCAATGATTGAACAAGTGAAGCATCGCTTCTCGCGAACCGGCGATCTGTTCGGCCAGCGGGTCGTGATTCGTGACGCCTCGCTCTTCGTATGCGGGCTTCGGTCACTGATCGACTTCCCGCAGAGCGTCGACTTGCTGCGTATGCAGTCGCTCGGCACCGCGGAATCGGGACCAAGCGTAATGGACGCGCTGCTTGGGCTTGGATACGAGCTGAAGCCGGATGACGAAGATAAAGCCTGCGCGGAAATCCTGAACGGCATGCTTGTCGTCATCGACGAAGGCTCTAATCGATGTCTGTGCCTTTATCCCATTCGAAATCAGCTCAGCCGTTCCTTATCCACGCCGCTCATGGAAAATAACATCCGGGGCTCGGGCACGTCTTTCAATGAGGATATCGACACCAACATCGGCCTTCTCCGCAAGCAGTTCAACACGCATGATCTTGGACTCACCACCTATACGTTCGGAAGTACGGTCAAGAGCCGGGTCATTGTGTCCTATATGAAGGGCAGCGTGGAACCTAAAATGCTGCAAGCCTTGACCGAGAAGCTGGAATCGCAATTAAACCAGGGCGTCGCCAATTTACAGGATCTATCGAATATTTTGAAGTTTCCGAAATTATCACTCGTTTCCAGGTATAACGCGACCGAATTGCCCCAAAATGCATCGCGTGCCTTGCGTTCCGGAAAGATTGTACTGTTTGTAGAACGGTTTCCGTTTGCCTTGGTCGTACCGAGCCTCATAACGGACATGCTCGTGACGGAAGACGATATGAATCACCCGGCCGTCTATATGTTCTTGTTCCGCGCGATCCGTCTGATCGGCTTGATCACCACGCTGATTTTCCCGGGTCTCTACGTTGCGCTGGTCTCCGTCAATCCGGACGTGCTTCAGTTCGAGCTGGCCCATTCGATCGCGATGAGCCGCCTGGACGTACCTTACCCCGCCATCGTCGAAACGTTGATTTTGCTCTTCGTCTTGGAATTAATCATGGAGGCGATTATTCGGCTCCCCTCCAGCATCGGACCTACGGTCACGATGGTCGGCGGTATCGTACTTGGACAAGCGGTCGTGACGGCCAAGCTGGTGAGCAATTTGCTCATTATCGTCCTTGCTGCCGTCACGATCGCCAATGCAACCGTCGTTGGCTATCAGAACTCCCTCACCATCCGCCTGTTTAAATATTTGCTCTTGTTTCTATCGACGATCTTCGGCGTTCTCGGCCTTTTATCGGGCCTCGTGATCATCGTTGCCTATTTAAGCAGTGTTCGGACACTAGACGTTCCTTATTTGCAATTAAAACCCAAAGGTGATTAGATGACTAAAAATATGCATGTCGCCGTAGCCTACGTGATTACGCATATGGGATTGATGTTTTACTCCTACCCTGCCGATGTCATTGAGAGCACCAAGGAAGCGCACTGGCTGCCGATCATGGTTGGTTTCCTGTTCCATCTGACGATCATTTCCGTTTACATGAAGGGAATCAGCCTCATGAAGGGACAGAA encodes:
- a CDS encoding spore germination protein, coding for MIEQVKHRFSRTGDLFGQRVVIRDASLFVCGLRSLIDFPQSVDLLRMQSLGTAESGPSVMDALLGLGYELKPDDEDKACAEILNGMLVVIDEGSNRCLCLYPIRNQLSRSLSTPLMENNIRGSGTSFNEDIDTNIGLLRKQFNTHDLGLTTYTFGSTVKSRVIVSYMKGSVEPKMLQALTEKLESQLNQGVANLQDLSNILKFPKLSLVSRYNATELPQNASRALRSGKIVLFVERFPFALVVPSLITDMLVTEDDMNHPAVYMFLFRAIRLIGLITTLIFPGLYVALVSVNPDVLQFELAHSIAMSRLDVPYPAIVETLILLFVLELIMEAIIRLPSSIGPTVTMVGGIVLGQAVVTAKLVSNLLIIVLAAVTIANATVVGYQNSLTIRLFKYLLLFLSTIFGVLGLLSGLVIIVAYLSSVRTLDVPYLQLKPKGD